The following are encoded together in the Actinobacillus lignieresii genome:
- the arcC gene encoding carbamate kinase → MKIVVALGGNALLKRGEPMTAQNQSANIKIAAEQLAKIKPNNELVISHGNGPQVGLSALQHAAYHAIDNKIEPYPLDVLVSQTVGMIGYMLQQELTNLVPEHPTQTLVTQVIVDAKDPAFAKPSKPIGQVYSKEEAEKLAAEKGWTVMADGQYYRRAVPSPKPQSVTGIEAVKALLAQDQIVICGGGGGVPSIRDEQGKLQGVEAVVDKDLATAVISQQLDADLFIIATDVKAACVNFNKPEQLQIAKANPAELEKLADEFAPGSMGPKVQAVINFVKATGKDAAIGSLSDIQDIVAGKAGTRVTNSISGIEFYK, encoded by the coding sequence ATGAAAATCGTAGTAGCCTTAGGCGGTAACGCTTTATTAAAACGCGGTGAGCCGATGACCGCCCAAAACCAGTCGGCAAATATCAAAATCGCCGCAGAACAGTTAGCAAAAATCAAACCGAATAATGAATTAGTCATTTCACACGGTAACGGTCCTCAAGTCGGATTAAGCGCATTACAACACGCCGCTTACCACGCGATTGATAACAAAATCGAGCCTTATCCGCTTGACGTGTTAGTTTCGCAAACCGTCGGTATGATTGGTTATATGTTACAACAAGAACTGACCAATCTCGTGCCGGAACATCCGACGCAAACCTTAGTCACTCAAGTGATTGTTGATGCGAAAGATCCGGCTTTTGCCAAACCGAGCAAACCGATCGGACAGGTTTACTCAAAAGAAGAAGCGGAAAAACTCGCCGCTGAAAAAGGTTGGACGGTAATGGCGGACGGTCAATACTACCGCCGAGCGGTGCCAAGCCCGAAACCGCAATCGGTTACCGGTATTGAAGCGGTCAAAGCGTTATTGGCACAAGATCAAATCGTGATTTGCGGCGGCGGCGGCGGCGTGCCGAGTATTCGTGACGAACAAGGTAAATTACAAGGCGTTGAAGCGGTTGTGGATAAAGACCTTGCCACTGCGGTAATTTCACAACAACTGGATGCGGATTTATTTATTATCGCAACCGATGTCAAAGCGGCATGCGTAAACTTCAACAAACCGGAGCAACTACAAATTGCCAAAGCTAATCCGGCGGAATTGGAAAAACTGGCGGACGAATTTGCACCGGGTTCAATGGGACCAAAAGTACAAGCTGTGATTAACTTTGTTAAAGCAACCGGTAAAGATGCTGCAATCGGCTCACTTTCCGATATTCAAGATATTGTAGCCGGTAAAGCGGGAACTCGTGTTACCAACAGTATTTCCGGTATCGAGTTTTATAAGTAA
- the thiQ gene encoding thiamine ABC transporter ATP-binding protein produces the protein MIRLNVRFDYEQTPMHFVLEVPQGQRVAIVGESGAGKSTLLNLIAGFEIPTSGQIWLNACNHTATEVAERPVSMLFQDNNVFPHLTVEQNIGLALIPSLKLNKDQKTQVRQIAEQMGIADLLNRRADQLSGGQKQRVALARTLLRKQPILLLDEPFSALDPKRRNELQELVAKICRQQNLTLLMVTHQFEESKSLFDRILTIENGKVLTDKLIV, from the coding sequence ATGATTCGCTTGAATGTTCGTTTTGATTATGAACAAACTCCGATGCACTTTGTATTAGAAGTGCCGCAAGGACAACGTGTGGCGATTGTCGGGGAAAGCGGTGCGGGCAAAAGCACTTTATTAAATTTGATTGCCGGATTTGAAATACCGACAAGTGGTCAAATTTGGCTGAATGCTTGCAACCATACCGCAACGGAAGTGGCGGAACGCCCGGTATCAATGTTGTTTCAGGATAATAACGTGTTTCCGCATTTAACTGTCGAGCAGAATATCGGATTGGCGTTAATTCCGAGTTTAAAACTTAATAAGGATCAAAAAACACAGGTTCGACAAATTGCCGAACAGATGGGGATTGCCGATTTACTGAATAGACGAGCGGATCAGCTTTCCGGCGGACAAAAACAGCGGGTGGCATTGGCAAGAACCTTATTACGCAAGCAACCGATTTTACTGCTCGACGAGCCGTTTTCGGCACTGGATCCAAAACGTAGAAACGAACTGCAAGAGTTAGTGGCAAAGATTTGCCGACAACAAAATTTAACCTTATTGATGGTCACTCACCAATTTGAAGAAAGTAAATCGTTATTTGATCGTATTTTGACGATTGAAAACGGAAAAGTTTTAACGGATAAATTAATTGTCTAA
- a CDS encoding sucrose-specific PTS transporter subunit IIBC: protein MNFPKIAEQTIAKLGGKENITTLAHCATRLRLTLADEAKVDKQAIENIEGVKGQFSTSGQYQIIFGSGTVNKVHAEMQKQMGIGDMSTSEVAAAGAANQPLLQRLVKGLADIFVPIIPAIVAGGLLMGIHSMLTSVGFFWEGESVASKYPQFADLIDFINTIANAPFVFLPVLLGFSATRKFGGNPFLGAALGMLLVHPALADGWNYAKTLMEGNIKYWNVLGLEIEKVGYQGTVIPTIVSAWVLATLEKGFRKFVPSYLDNLVTPMMSLFIAGFLAFTVIGPFGREAGSAISAGLTWLYDSLGFIGGAIFGTFYAPIVITGMHQTFIAVETQLLAEMANTGGTFIFPIAAMSNIAQGAACLGVAFAMKDAKVRGLAVPSGISALLGITEPAMFGVNLRYRQAFIAAMAGSGLASAFIAFFNVKAIALGAAGFLGVPSIKPDSLAMYSVGMAISFIVAFSISAIWVKKAQAK from the coding sequence ATGAACTTCCCTAAAATTGCCGAGCAAACGATTGCTAAGCTCGGTGGCAAAGAAAACATTACCACGCTTGCGCACTGTGCGACACGTTTGCGTTTAACGCTTGCGGACGAGGCAAAAGTGGATAAACAAGCGATTGAGAATATCGAAGGCGTTAAAGGTCAATTCTCAACCAGCGGTCAATACCAAATTATTTTCGGTTCCGGTACGGTAAATAAAGTACACGCCGAAATGCAAAAACAAATGGGTATCGGCGATATGAGCACTTCCGAAGTGGCGGCGGCAGGTGCGGCAAACCAACCCTTATTACAACGTTTAGTGAAAGGCTTAGCGGATATTTTCGTGCCGATCATTCCTGCTATCGTGGCAGGCGGTTTGCTGATGGGTATCCACTCGATGCTGACTTCGGTCGGTTTCTTCTGGGAAGGTGAGTCGGTTGCAAGTAAATATCCGCAATTTGCGGATCTGATTGATTTTATCAATACGATTGCAAACGCACCGTTTGTCTTCTTACCGGTGTTACTCGGTTTCTCCGCAACGCGTAAATTCGGCGGTAACCCGTTCCTAGGTGCGGCGCTCGGTATGCTGTTAGTTCACCCTGCATTAGCGGACGGTTGGAACTACGCAAAAACCTTAATGGAAGGCAATATCAAATACTGGAACGTACTTGGCTTAGAAATCGAAAAAGTGGGCTATCAAGGTACGGTTATCCCGACTATCGTTTCGGCGTGGGTATTGGCAACGCTTGAAAAAGGTTTCCGTAAATTTGTGCCTTCTTATTTGGATAACTTAGTTACCCCTATGATGTCGTTATTTATCGCCGGTTTCTTGGCGTTTACCGTAATCGGTCCGTTCGGTCGTGAAGCGGGTTCGGCGATTTCAGCGGGTTTAACTTGGTTATATGACAGCTTAGGCTTTATCGGCGGGGCAATCTTCGGTACTTTTTACGCACCAATCGTAATCACCGGTATGCACCAAACCTTTATTGCGGTAGAAACGCAATTATTAGCGGAAATGGCGAATACCGGCGGTACATTTATCTTCCCAATTGCTGCAATGTCTAACATCGCACAAGGTGCGGCGTGTTTAGGGGTAGCGTTCGCAATGAAAGATGCGAAAGTACGCGGTTTAGCCGTGCCGTCCGGTATCTCGGCATTATTAGGTATTACAGAACCGGCAATGTTCGGTGTAAACTTACGTTACCGCCAAGCATTTATCGCTGCGATGGCAGGATCTGGCTTAGCTTCTGCGTTTATCGCATTCTTTAACGTAAAAGCAATCGCATTAGGTGCGGCAGGCTTCTTAGGCGTGCCTTCAATTAAGCCGGACAGCCTTGCGATGTACTCGGTAGGTATGGCGATTTCATTTATCGTTGCGTTCTCAATCTCAGCGATATGGGTGAAAAAAGCGCAAGCTAAATAA
- the nudE gene encoding ADP compounds hydrolase NudE, which translates to MTTARQLPEILSVETIAKTRIFEVQAVDLRFSNGEERRFERLTPQRRSSVMVIPIQDQHLIFVKEYAVGSERYELGFPKGIVDSGEEPIVSANRELQEEIGFGAKRIEFLRSLYSGPSHMFGLMHLFIAQDLYPSKLAGDEPEPLEIVRIPLADIDELLADPNFAESRNLSALFMLRDYLASGRK; encoded by the coding sequence ATGACCACAGCACGTCAGCTCCCGGAAATTCTTTCAGTAGAAACGATCGCTAAAACACGTATCTTTGAAGTACAAGCGGTCGATTTGCGTTTTTCAAACGGTGAAGAACGTCGATTTGAGCGTTTAACGCCGCAACGTCGTTCTTCCGTGATGGTCATACCGATTCAAGATCAGCATCTTATTTTTGTCAAAGAATATGCGGTAGGTTCCGAACGTTATGAGTTAGGTTTTCCGAAAGGGATCGTTGATTCGGGCGAAGAGCCGATAGTTAGTGCCAATCGAGAATTACAAGAAGAAATCGGCTTCGGCGCAAAACGGATCGAATTTTTACGTTCGCTTTATAGCGGTCCGAGCCATATGTTCGGTTTAATGCACTTATTTATTGCTCAAGATCTTTATCCGTCCAAATTAGCGGGTGATGAGCCGGAGCCGTTAGAAATCGTACGCATACCGTTAGCCGATATAGACGAATTACTGGCTGATCCGAATTTTGCGGAATCAAGAAATTTATCCGCTCTGTTTATGCTAAGAGATTATCTGGCAAGCGGTCGGAAATAA
- a CDS encoding anaerobic C4-dicarboxylate transporter yields the protein MLYAEFLLLLAFLYAGSRYGGIGLGVVSGIGLFVEVFFLGMPLSKAPIDVMLVILAVVTCASVLEAAGGLKFMLQIAERILRSNPKRITLLGPIVTYVMTLMLGTGHSVYSIMPIIGDIALKNKIRPERPMAAASVASQLGITGSPLSAAVAYYLTEITKLPGFEGVTLLNIVAVTMSATFVGVLAMCLYSLRRGKELEDDPEYQRRMQDPVLRKQIEETSSTSLDEQLPASAKNSVYLFLAAIATIVIIAMVPAIKPVMADTGKTAGMDKIIQIVMLTFGGLILVLTKTDVKKVPNGVVFKSGMVATIAIFGIAWMSDTYFSYAMPSFKAGVTEMIKAQPWTFAFALFAVSVVVNSQAVTAKMLLPVGIAIGLPAPLLVGLMPATYAYFFIPNYPSDIATVNFDVTGTTKIGKYYFNHSFMAPGLVGVITACCVGIALANILI from the coding sequence ATGCTTTATGCAGAATTTTTGCTTTTATTAGCATTCCTCTATGCGGGTAGCCGTTACGGCGGTATCGGTTTAGGGGTTGTTTCCGGTATCGGTTTATTTGTGGAAGTATTTTTCCTCGGTATGCCGCTTTCAAAAGCACCGATTGACGTAATGTTGGTCATTTTAGCCGTGGTGACTTGTGCGTCTGTACTTGAAGCGGCGGGCGGTTTGAAATTTATGTTACAAATCGCGGAACGTATCTTACGTAGTAATCCGAAACGCATCACGCTACTTGGTCCTATCGTAACTTATGTAATGACTTTAATGTTAGGTACCGGTCACTCGGTATATTCAATTATGCCGATTATCGGTGACATTGCGTTAAAAAATAAAATTCGTCCTGAACGCCCGATGGCGGCGGCATCGGTTGCTTCGCAATTAGGGATTACCGGTAGCCCGCTTTCAGCTGCAGTGGCGTATTACTTAACCGAAATTACCAAATTACCGGGCTTTGAAGGCGTTACACTTTTAAATATCGTAGCGGTAACCATGTCTGCAACATTTGTTGGTGTACTTGCAATGTGTTTATATAGTTTACGTCGCGGTAAAGAGCTTGAGGATGATCCGGAATATCAACGTCGTATGCAAGACCCCGTATTGCGTAAACAAATTGAAGAAACCAGTTCTACTTCATTAGACGAGCAATTACCGGCAAGTGCGAAAAATTCCGTTTATCTATTCTTAGCGGCAATCGCAACGATCGTTATTATCGCAATGGTGCCGGCAATTAAACCGGTGATGGCGGATACGGGCAAAACGGCCGGTATGGATAAAATCATTCAAATCGTGATGCTGACTTTCGGCGGTTTAATCTTAGTATTAACCAAAACCGATGTGAAAAAAGTACCGAACGGCGTAGTATTTAAATCCGGTATGGTGGCGACTATCGCAATCTTCGGTATTGCGTGGATGAGCGATACTTATTTCAGTTATGCGATGCCTTCATTTAAAGCGGGTGTAACCGAAATGATTAAAGCGCAGCCTTGGACGTTCGCCTTCGCATTATTTGCAGTATCCGTAGTGGTAAACAGCCAAGCGGTAACGGCGAAAATGTTATTACCGGTCGGTATTGCCATCGGTTTACCGGCACCGTTATTAGTCGGTTTAATGCCTGCAACCTATGCGTACTTCTTTATTCCTAACTATCCGTCAGATATTGCAACGGTAAACTTTGACGTGACAGGTACAACCAAAATCGGTAAATACTACTTCAACCACAGCTTTATGGCGCCAGGTTTAGTCGGGGTAATTACCGCATGTTGTGTGGGTATTGCATTAGCAAATATTCTGATTTAA
- the hslO gene encoding Hsp33 family molecular chaperone HslO, with protein sequence MSYTKDNDKLYRYLFQNRAVRGEWVRLNDTFTETLNTHQYPKAVQNLLGEMLVATSLLTAIMKFEGTITVQIQGDGPLKLAVVNGNEKQQLRALARTQAEIADNASLSEMIGNGVLVISIMPNDGERYQGVIALDKPTIRECLEDYFIRSEQLQTHLVIRTGEYEGKAVAGGLLLQIMPDGTGTPEDFEHLMTLAETVKDEELFGLEAEELLFRLYHEEQVEVYPPQETEFHCGCSRERSGNAILLLPMEEIDEMLAEKNGVIDMQCECCGTQYFFDKNAIMEFKQEADKLNQLGL encoded by the coding sequence ATGAGTTATACAAAAGACAACGACAAGCTTTATCGCTATTTATTCCAAAACCGTGCCGTGCGTGGCGAATGGGTTCGTTTAAACGATACCTTTACCGAAACGCTGAATACCCACCAATATCCGAAAGCGGTACAAAATTTATTAGGCGAAATGTTGGTCGCAACCAGCCTACTTACTGCGATTATGAAATTTGAAGGGACGATTACCGTCCAAATTCAAGGTGACGGTCCGCTCAAATTAGCGGTGGTAAACGGTAATGAAAAACAACAGTTACGTGCATTAGCGCGTACTCAAGCGGAAATTGCCGATAATGCGAGCTTAAGCGAAATGATCGGCAACGGCGTATTGGTCATTTCGATTATGCCGAATGACGGCGAACGTTACCAAGGGGTGATCGCGTTAGATAAACCGACTATTCGTGAATGTTTGGAAGATTATTTTATTCGTTCCGAACAGCTTCAAACGCATTTAGTGATTCGTACCGGCGAATATGAAGGTAAAGCGGTTGCCGGCGGTTTATTATTACAAATTATGCCGGACGGTACGGGTACGCCGGAAGATTTCGAGCATTTAATGACGCTTGCCGAAACGGTGAAAGACGAAGAATTATTCGGCTTAGAAGCGGAAGAACTTTTATTCCGTCTATATCACGAAGAACAGGTTGAAGTCTATCCGCCGCAAGAGACCGAATTCCATTGCGGCTGTTCCCGCGAACGTTCGGGTAATGCGATTTTATTGTTACCGATGGAAGAAATCGATGAAATGCTTGCTGAGAAAAACGGTGTCATCGATATGCAATGCGAATGCTGCGGCACGCAATATTTCTTTGATAAAAACGCCATTATGGAATTTAAACAAGAAGCGGATAAACTCAATCAATTAGGTTTATAA
- the hslR gene encoding ribosome-associated heat shock protein Hsp15: protein MKNTAERDNEVRLDKWLWAARFYKTRSIAKAMIEGGKVHYNGQRAKTSKTVEIGATIKLRQGNDEKEIIVTALSDQRRGAPEAQLLYQETEKSIKQREAIAFARKANALSMPHPDRRPNKKERRDLVKFRDQIL, encoded by the coding sequence ATGAAAAATACAGCGGAACGAGATAATGAAGTTCGCCTTGATAAATGGCTATGGGCGGCTCGTTTTTACAAAACGCGTTCGATCGCCAAAGCAATGATTGAAGGCGGTAAAGTGCATTATAACGGGCAACGAGCGAAAACCAGCAAAACTGTCGAAATCGGCGCAACTATCAAGCTACGCCAAGGTAACGATGAAAAAGAGATCATCGTCACGGCACTCAGCGACCAACGTCGAGGCGCACCGGAAGCGCAATTGCTTTACCAAGAAACCGAAAAAAGCATTAAACAACGTGAAGCGATTGCCTTTGCTCGTAAAGCGAATGCGCTTTCGATGCCGCATCCGGATCGCCGCCCGAATAAAAAGGAACGCCGTGATTTGGTAAAATTTAGAGATCAAATATTGTAA
- a CDS encoding ornithine carbamoyltransferase codes for MAFNLKNRHLLSLVNHTEREIKFLLDLSRDLKRAKYAGTEQQRLKGKNIALIFEKTSTRTRCAFEVAAYDQGAHVTYIDPTSSQIGHKESMKDTARVLGRMYDAIEYRGFKQSVVNELAEYAGVPVFNGLTDEFHPTQMLADVLTMIENCEKPLSQISYVYIGDARNNVGNSLLLIGAKLGMDVRICAPQALLPEDSLVEMCQKFAAESGARITVTDDIDTAVKGVDFVHTDVWVSMGEPLETWGERIDMLMPYQVTPELMKRTGNPKVKFMHCLPAFHNSETKIGKQVAEKYPALANGIEVTEDVFESPANVAFEQAENRMHTIKAVMVASLA; via the coding sequence ATGGCATTTAACCTTAAAAATAGACATTTACTCAGCCTTGTAAACCACACTGAACGTGAAATCAAATTCTTATTAGACTTATCCCGCGATCTAAAACGAGCGAAATATGCAGGAACCGAACAACAACGATTAAAAGGTAAAAACATTGCGTTAATTTTTGAGAAAACTTCAACCCGTACCCGTTGCGCTTTTGAAGTGGCGGCTTACGATCAAGGCGCACACGTAACTTATATTGACCCGACTTCATCACAAATCGGTCATAAAGAATCGATGAAAGACACCGCTCGCGTATTGGGCAGAATGTACGATGCGATTGAATACCGCGGCTTTAAACAATCGGTGGTAAACGAATTGGCAGAATATGCCGGCGTACCGGTATTCAACGGTTTAACCGATGAATTCCACCCGACCCAAATGTTAGCCGACGTTCTCACTATGATCGAAAATTGTGAAAAACCGTTAAGCCAAATCAGTTATGTTTATATCGGTGACGCACGTAACAACGTAGGTAACTCATTACTGTTAATCGGTGCGAAATTAGGAATGGACGTCCGTATTTGTGCGCCGCAAGCATTATTACCAGAAGACAGCCTTGTTGAAATGTGCCAAAAATTCGCAGCGGAAAGCGGTGCAAGAATTACCGTAACCGACGATATCGATACCGCAGTAAAAGGGGTGGATTTCGTGCATACCGACGTTTGGGTATCTATGGGCGAGCCGCTTGAAACTTGGGGCGAACGTATCGATATGCTAATGCCGTATCAAGTTACGCCGGAACTCATGAAACGTACCGGTAATCCGAAAGTGAAATTTATGCACTGCTTACCGGCATTCCATAACAGCGAAACAAAAATCGGCAAACAAGTTGCGGAAAAATATCCGGCTTTAGCAAACGGTATCGAAGTAACCGAAGACGTATTCGAATCACCGGCAAACGTCGCTTTCGAACAAGCGGAAAACCGTATGCACACCATCAAAGCTGTCATGGTCGCGAGCTTAGCGTAA